The genomic window CGCCGGCCGGCTCGGGAGTCGTCGCGGTCTTGGTGCGCGCCGCCGCCGTCTCGTACACGGCGTGCGCGTCCTTCGGCTGGCCCATGCCCATGGCGCGCATGATCACGCCGACGACGCCGCCGAGGACGATGATGACCATGCCGGCCCAGAATCCCAGCGGCTGGGCCATCACCATGTAGGCGCCCGAGACGCAGAAACCGATGAAGGCGATGGTGACGCCGGTCCATGCGGCCGGGGTGTGACCGTGGCTGCTGCCCGCCATGTCTTGCTCCTCGTTGCTCAATGCGTGGTGCTCGATGTGTGTCGCTCGATGCCGGTGGTGAGTCGGACGCTCGTCGTCCATTGTCCCGTACGCGCCGCACTGCCTTCAGCGGGGGTCTTCCCCCGCGTCCGCCGCGGTTCGGCAGCGCCCTGAAGGGGCGCGGGCCATGCCATGTCCATGTGCGGCTCCACCTCGCGGGACTTCCAGCGGAGCGCTCAAGCCGGGTCCGGTCCCGTGGGGTCCTCGCCGCGGTCCAGGGCCTTCCACATGTCCTCGGGCCGGTCGGGGTCGACCGGCTTGGCCTTGCGCGGCCGGGGGGTGCCGTCGCGTTCGTAGCGGCCGGACATCGCGGGCCACAGCCGTCCGTAGCGGAGCGCGAGCAGCCCGGCAAGCAGGATGAGGGCGCCGCCGACGGCCGCGACGTACGGCCAGCCGGTGTGGCTGAGCGCTTCGACGGTCGCGGCGTTGTCGCCGGAGGCCTCGGCCGCCTTGTCGTCGAGCGCCGAACTGTCGTACGCGCCGAGCAGCGCGGCGGCGATCGTGCCCGCGCCGGAGAGGGCCAGCAGGACGGCGACCAGGAGGCGCCCGGACCGGCGTACGGCGAAGACGGCGACGAGCGCGGCGAGGCCCACCACGGCGAGGGACGCGGGCACGCCCGTGACGTCGCTGCCCTTGGCGGTCAGCGGGAAGGCGCCGCCGGCCACCGAGGCGGTGCCCTCCGACCACCGCTGGCGGCTGGCGAGCAGCACGACGGCCGCGCCGAGCGCACCGCTGAGCAGCGCCAGGGCGAGGCTGCGCCGGCCTGCACGGACGAACGCGGGTTCGGAAGGGGGGTGAGGTGCTGCTGTCACGTACTCCACTATCGCGTGCGCCCCGGGTGGGTTGTCACCCGGGGCGCACGTGAGAAGCGCCCTATTGTCCGAGTCGGTTCGCCGTGTGCACCGCGCGCAGAAGCGCCGCCGCCTTGTTGCGGCACTCGGTGTCCTCGGCGACGGGGTCCGAGTCGGCGACGATGCCGGCGCCGGCCTGGACGTACGCGGTGCCGTCGCGCAACAGGGCCGTACGGATGGCGATGGCGGTGTCGGAGTCGCCCGCGAAGTCGAGATAGCCGACGCAGCCGCCGTAGAGGCCCCGGCGGGACGGCTCCAGCTCGTCGATGATCTGCATGGCGCGCGGCTTCGGGGCGCCGGAGAGGGTGCCGGCGGGGAAGCAGGCGGTCAGCACGTCGAAGGCCGTGCGGCCCGCCGCGACCCGGCCGGTGACGGTGGACACGATGTGCATGACGTGGGAGTACCGCTCGATGGACATGAAGTCGACGACCTCGACCGAGCCCGGTTCGCAGACCCGGCCCAGGTCGTTGCGGCCCAGGTCGACGAGCATGAGGTGCTCGGCGCGCTCCTTGGGGTCGGCGAGCAGTTCGTCGGCGAGGGCCTGGTCCTCCTGCGGGGTCGCGCCCCGGTGCCGGGTGCCGGCGATGGGGTGGACCATGGCCTGCCCGTCCTCGACCTTGACCAGGGCCTCGGGGGAGGAACCTACGACGTCGAAGCCGTCGAAGCGGAACAGGTACATGTACGGGGACGGGTTGGTCGCCCTGAGGACCCGGTAGACGTCCAACGCGCTGGCCGTGCACGGCGTTTCGAAGCGCTGGGAGGGGACGACCTGGAAGGCCTCGCCGGCCCGGATGCGCTCCTTGATGTCCTCGACGGCCTCCTGGAAGTCCGGGCCGCCCCAGAGCGCGGTGTACTCGGGCAGTTCGGAGGGCGGGAGGGCCGCCGGGGGCTGGGCGACGGGCCGGGCGAGGTCGGCCTGCATGGCGTCGAGGCGGGCCACCGCGTCGGCGTAGGCCTCGTCGACGCCCGTGTCCAGGTCGTTGTGGTTGATGGCGTTGGCGATCAGCAGGACCGAGCCCTCCCAGTGGTCCATGACCGCCAGGTCGCTCGTCAGCAGCATGGTCAGCTCGGGCAGCCGGAGGTCGTCGCGCTCGCCGGGGCCGATCTTCTCCAGGCGGCGCACGATGTCGTAGCCGAGGTAGCCGACCATGCCGCCGGTGAAGGGCGGCATGCCCTCCTGGTGGGGGGTGTGGAGGGCGTCGATGGTGGCGCGCAGGGCGGCGAGGGGGTCCCCGTCGACGGGGACGCCGACGGGCGGGGTGCCGAGCCAGTGGGCCTGGCCGTCGCGGGCGGTGAGGGTGGCGTGGCTGCGGACGCCTACGAAGGAGTAGCGAGACCATTGAAACGCCGTGCGGCCGTTCTCCGCCGACTCCAGGAGGAAGGTGCCGGCGCGCTCGGCGGCGAGCTTGCGGTAGAGGGCGACCGGGGTGTCGCCGTCGGCGAGGAGCTTGCGGCTGACGGGGATGACCCGGCGGTCGGAGGCCAGCTTGCGGAACGTCTCGAGGTCCATGGCGGCTGACCTTACTGATCCAGTGACGGTACGTCGCAATCGGCGCCGCCCTCGGCGGCCTTGAGGACGTCCTCGTCGAAGCAGGTACGGGCGCCCGTGTGGCAGGCGGCGCCCACCTGGTCGACCTTGACGAGGACGGTGTCGGCGTCGCAGTCCAGGGCGACGGACTTCACCCACTGGAAGTGGCCGGAGGTGTCGCCCTTCACCCAGTACTCGCGGCGGCTGCGCGACCAGTAGGTGCAGCGCCCGGTGGTGAGCGTGCGGTGCAGTGCCTCGTCGTCCATCCAGCCGAGCATGAGCACCTCACCGGTGTCGTACTGCTGGGCGATGGCGGGCAGGAGCCCGTCGGCGCTGCGCTTGAGGCGCGCGGCGATATCGGGGTCCAGCGCGCTGGGAGCGCCGGGGCCGACGGGGGCTCCGGGACCGGTGGGGCTGCTGGAGGACGGCGTGCTGGTCATGCGTGCCATTGTGCCGCGCCGCGGTGACCCGCCTCGTCCGTTGTCCACAGGCCGGACCCTCTTGTCATACGAACGGCACCGCTGCCGGGCATCGGGCCGGGGCCTGCGCTGGGCGGAGCGGTGGCCCGGTCGTAGGCTGGCTGCCATGTCGACCCATGCCAAGCGTGAACGGCTTCTCTTCGCCGACCTGTTGGAGACCGCGGGCCCGGAGGCTCCCACCCTGTGCGAGGGCTGGAAGACCCGTGACCTGGCCGCGCACGTGGTGGTGCGCGAGCGCCGCCCCGACGCCGCCGGGGGCATCCTCATCAAACAGCTCGCCTCGCGCCTGGACCGGGTGATGGAGGAGTTCGCCGCGAAGCCGTACGAGGAGCTGATCCAGCTCGTCCGTACCGGCCCGCCGCGTTTCTCGCCCTTCTCCCTCAAGCAGATCGACGAGGCGTCGAACACGATCGAGTTCTATGTCCACGCCGAGGACATCCGCCGCGCCCAGCCCGAGTGGTCCCCACGCGAGCTGGACCACGTCTTCCAGGACGCCCTCTGGTCCCGCCTCGAACGCACCGCCCGCCTGATGGGCCGCGGCTCCCCGACCGGCCTGGTCCTGCGCCGCCCCGACGGCCGGACCGCGGTGGCCCACCGCGGCGCCCCCGTCGTCACGGTCACCGGCGAGCCCTCGGAGCTCCTGCTGTTCCTGTACGGCCGGCAGCAGGTGGCCGATGTGGAACTGGAGGGCGACAAGGACGCGATCACGAAGCTGCACGAGACGAAGCAGCTGGGGATCTGAGGAGCCTCACTCCGGCAGTTCGGCTCGGCGGAGGTCACGGACGCCCAGGCCGATGACCCCGCCGAGGCCGCACACCACCGCGCTGACGACGAAGACGGGTCGGGTGCCCCACGTCTGAGGTCACCCGGCCGAGATGGGCGGGGTCGGACTGGGGCTGAAGCAGCTCCCGCGACGTGCCCGGATCGGTGATCCGCGGCGGCTTCCCTCACCTGTCCCGCCCCCACCCACACACACATCCGGCCACAGGTAAGCCCCGGCCACCAGATGACCGGGGCTTACACCACAAGGCCTACGGCCTCACCTCACGGGATGCCCCGCCCCCCGCAACGCGTCCTTGACCTCGCCGATGCGCAGGTCGCCGAAGTGGAAGACCGAGGCGGCGAGGACGGCGTCGGCGCCTGCCTCGATCGCGGGGGAGAAGTCCGCCAGCTTGCCGGCGCCGCCGGAGGCGATGACGGGGACGGTGACGTGCTTGCGGACGGCCGCGATCATCTCCAGGTCGTAGCCGTCCTTGGTGCCGTCCGCGTCCATGGAGTTGAGGAGGATCTCGCCGGCGCCCAGCTCGGCGGCCCGGTGGGCCCACTCGACGGCGTCGATGCCGGTGCCCTTGCGGCCGCCGTGGGTCGTGACCTCGAAGGAGCCGTACGAGCTGCTGCGGGAAGGGGTACGGCGGGCGTCGACCGACAGCACCAGGACCTGGCGGCCGAAGCGCTCGGCGATCTCACGGATCAGGTCGGGGCGGGCGATCGCCGCCGTGTTGACGCCGACCTTGTCCGCGCCCGCCCGCAGCAGCTTGTCCACGTCCTCGGCCGTGCGGACGCCGCCGCCGACCGTCAGCGGGATGAAGACCTGCTCGGCGGTGCGGCGCACCACGTCGTACGTCGTCTCACGGTTGCCCGACGAGGCGGTGATGTCCAGGAATGTCAGCTCGTCGGCGCCCTCGGCGTCGTACACCTTGGCCATCTCGACGGGGTCGCCCGCGTCGCGCAGGTTCTGGAAGTTGACGCCCTTGACGACCCGGCCGTTGTCCACGTCCAGGCAGGGGATGACTCGGACCGCCAGGGTCATGAAATCCACGGCTCCTTAAAAGGCCTAGCCTCTGAATGCTTCGACTTCTACTTCGACAAGGATGCGCGGGTCGACGAAACCCTCCACGACCAGCAGGGTCGCGGCCGGACGCACCGGGTCGAAGAGTTCCTTGTGGGCCCGCCCCACGGCCTCCACGTCCCGCATGTGTGTCAGGTACATCCGCGTACGGATCACGGACTCGGCGCCGAGCCCGAACTCGCCGAGCGCCTCGATCGCGCTGGTGAAGGCCACCCTGGCCTGTTCGTACGGGTCGCCCTCCGCGTACAGGACATCGCCCTTGAAGGCGGTGGTGCCCGACACCAGGACGCGATCGCCCGCCGCGACGGCACGCGCGAAACCGAAGGACTCCTCCCAGGGGCTCCCGCTCTGCACTCGCCGCACGGCTTCGGACGTCATGACGACACAGCCTCCAAGGCCTCTTCCAGGGTGAACGCCTTCGCGTACAGGGCCTTCCCGACGATGGAGCCCTCGACACCGAGGGGCACGAGCTCGGCGATGGCCCGCAGGTCGTCGAGGGACGACACGCCGCCGGAGGCGACGACCGGGCGGTCCGTCGCGGCGCACACGTTGCGCAGCAGCTCCAGGTTGGGCCCCTGGAGGGTGCCGTCCTTGGCGATGTCCGTGACGACGTAGCGGGCGCAGCCCTCCTTGTCGAGGCGCTCCAGCGTCTCGTAGAGGTCGCCGCCGTCGCGGGTCCAGCCGCGGCCGCGCAGGGTGGTGCCCTTCACGTCGAGACCCACCGCGATCTTGTCGCCGTGCTCGGCGATCACCTTGGCGACCCATTCGGGGGTCTCCAGGGCGGCGGTGCCGAGGTTGACCCGGGTGCAGCCGGTGGCCAGGGCCTTCGCCAGGGAGGCGTCGTCCCGGATGCCGCCGGACAGCTCGACCTTGATGTCCATGGCCCGGGTGACCTCGGCGACCAGGTCACGGTTGTCGCCGGTGCCGAACGCGGCGTCCAGGTCGACCAGGTGCAGCCACTCGGCGCCCGCGCGCTGCCAGGCGAGGGCGGCCTCCAGCGGGGAGCCGTAGGAGGTCTCCGTGCCGGACTCGCCGTGGACGAGCCGGACCGCCTGGCCGTCACGGACGTCGACGGCGGGAAGGAGTTCGAGCTTTGCCATGGCTACAGGGTTCCGATCCAGTTGTTCAGCAGCTGCGCTCCGGCGTCGCCGGACTTCTCGGGGTGGAACTGCGTGGCCCACAGGGCGCCGTTCTCCACGGCCGCCACAAAGGGCTTGCCGTGCGTCGACCAGGTGACCTTGGGAGCGGTCAGGGCCGGGTTGTGCGTCTCCAGGGACCAGTCGTGGACGGCGTACGAGTGCACGAAGTAGAAGCGGGCGTCGGCGTCGAGGCCGGCGAACAGTTCCGTGCCGGCCGGGGCCTCGACGGTGTTCCAGCCCATGTGCGGCACGATCTCGGCCTGGAGCGGCTCGACCGCGCCGGGCCACTCGTCGAGCCCCTCGGTCTCCACGCCGTGCTCGATGCCGCGCGCGAAGAGGATCTGCATGCCGACGCAGATGCCCATCACCGGGCGGCCACCGGAGAGCCGCCGGTCGATGATCCAGTCGCCGCGCGCCTCCTTCAGCCCCTTCATGCAGGCGGCGAAGGCGCCGACGCCCGGCACCAGCAGCCCGTCCGCGTTCATGGCCTTGTCGTAGTCACGCGTTATCTCGACCTCGGCCCCCGTGCGCGCCAGGGCGCGCTCGGCGGACCTCACGTTTCCGAAGCCGTAGTCGAAGACGACGACCTTCTTGGACGCGGTGCTCAATTCCACACCTCCAGCCGCAGGATGCCCGCGACGAGACACATCGCGGCGCCTATCGAGAGCAGCGTGATGAGGCTCTTCGGCATCTGCTGCTTGGCGAACGAGATGATCCCGCCGACCAGGAAGAGGCCGACGACGATCAGAGTGGTGGAGAGCCCGTTCACAGTGCGCCCTTCGTGGAGGGCAGGATGCCGGCCGCGCGCGGGTCGCGCTCGGACGCGTAGCGCAGCGCCCGGGCCAGCGCCTTGAACTGGCATTCGACGATGTGGTGTGCGTTGCGCCCGTACGGCACGTGCACGTGCAGCGCGATCTGGGCCTGGGCGACGAAGGACTCCAGGATGTGCCGGGTCATCGTGGTGTCGTACTCGCCGATCATCGGCGCCATCTTCTCGGGCTCGGTGTGCACGAGGTAGGGGCGGCCGGACAGGTCGACGGTGACCTGGGCGAGGGACTCGTCCAGCGGGACGGTGCAGTTGCCGAAGCGGTAGATGCCCACCTTGTCGCCGAGGGCCTGCTTGAAGGCGGCGCCCAGCGCGAGGGCGGTGTCCTCGATGGTGTGGTGGGAGTCGATGTGCAGGTCGCCGTCGGTCTTCACGGTCAGGTCGAACAGACCGTGGCGGCCGAGCTGGTCGAGCATGTGGTCGTAGAAGCCGACCCCGGTGGAGATCTCCGTCTTGCCGGTGCCGTCGAGGTTGATCTCGACGAGGACCGACGTCTCCTTGGTGGTCCGCTCCACGCGTCCTACCCGGCTCATACGCTCTGCTCCTTCGGGGGTGTGGGGGTGGCCCCCACAAGACACTGCAACTCACGTACCGCGTCGAGGAACGCGTCGTTTTCGGCCGGGGTTCCCGCGGTCACGCGCAGCCATCCCGGTACGCCGTTGTCGCGGACCAGGACGCCCCGGTCGAGGATCTTCCGCCAGACCTCGTGCGCGTCCTCGAACCTGCCGAACTGCACGAAGTTCGCGTCGGACTCGGTCACCTCGTAGCCGATCGCGCGCAGCTCGGCGACCAGCCGGTCCCGCTCCTTCTTCAGCTCTTCGACATAGCCGAGGAGGGTGTCGGTGTGCTCCAGGGCGGCGAGGGCGGTCGCCTGGGTGATGGCCGAGAGGTGGTACGGCAGCCGTACGAGCTGGACCGCGTCCACGACCGCCGGGTGGGCGGCGAGATAGCCGAGGCGCAGACCGGCCGCGCCGAAGGCCTTGGACATCGTCCGGGAGACGACGAGGTTCGGCCGTCCGTCGAGCAGCGGCAGCAGCGAGTCGCCGTGGCTGAACTCGATGTACGCCTCGTCGACCACCACCATCGACGGCTTGGTCGCCTGCGCCGCCTCGTACAGCGCGAGGACGGTCTCCCGCGAGACCGCGTTGCCCGTGGGGTTGTTGGGGGTGGTGATGAAGACGACGTCCGGCCGGTGCTCGGCGATCGCCTTCTCGGCGGCGGCGAGGTCGATCGTGAAGTCGTCGTTGCGCGGGCCGGAGATCCAGCCGGTGCCCGTGCCGC from Streptomyces sp. DSM 40750 includes these protein-coding regions:
- a CDS encoding HGxxPAAW family protein — its product is MAGSSHGHTPAAWTGVTIAFIGFCVSGAYMVMAQPLGFWAGMVIIVLGGVVGVIMRAMGMGQPKDAHAVYETAAARTKTATTPEPAGAKG
- a CDS encoding TIGR02234 family membrane protein, encoding MEYVTAAPHPPSEPAFVRAGRRSLALALLSGALGAAVVLLASRQRWSEGTASVAGGAFPLTAKGSDVTGVPASLAVVGLAALVAVFAVRRSGRLLVAVLLALSGAGTIAAALLGAYDSSALDDKAAEASGDNAATVEALSHTGWPYVAAVGGALILLAGLLALRYGRLWPAMSGRYERDGTPRPRKAKPVDPDRPEDMWKALDRGEDPTGPDPA
- a CDS encoding anthranilate synthase component I; amino-acid sequence: MDLETFRKLASDRRVIPVSRKLLADGDTPVALYRKLAAERAGTFLLESAENGRTAFQWSRYSFVGVRSHATLTARDGQAHWLGTPPVGVPVDGDPLAALRATIDALHTPHQEGMPPFTGGMVGYLGYDIVRRLEKIGPGERDDLRLPELTMLLTSDLAVMDHWEGSVLLIANAINHNDLDTGVDEAYADAVARLDAMQADLARPVAQPPAALPPSELPEYTALWGGPDFQEAVEDIKERIRAGEAFQVVPSQRFETPCTASALDVYRVLRATNPSPYMYLFRFDGFDVVGSSPEALVKVEDGQAMVHPIAGTRHRGATPQEDQALADELLADPKERAEHLMLVDLGRNDLGRVCEPGSVEVVDFMSIERYSHVMHIVSTVTGRVAAGRTAFDVLTACFPAGTLSGAPKPRAMQIIDELEPSRRGLYGGCVGYLDFAGDSDTAIAIRTALLRDGTAYVQAGAGIVADSDPVAEDTECRNKAAALLRAVHTANRLGQ
- the hisI gene encoding phosphoribosyl-AMP cyclohydrolase; the protein is MTSTPSSSSPTGPGAPVGPGAPSALDPDIAARLKRSADGLLPAIAQQYDTGEVLMLGWMDDEALHRTLTTGRCTYWSRSRREYWVKGDTSGHFQWVKSVALDCDADTVLVKVDQVGAACHTGARTCFDEDVLKAAEGGADCDVPSLDQ
- a CDS encoding TIGR03085 family metal-binding protein; translated protein: MSTHAKRERLLFADLLETAGPEAPTLCEGWKTRDLAAHVVVRERRPDAAGGILIKQLASRLDRVMEEFAAKPYEELIQLVRTGPPRFSPFSLKQIDEASNTIEFYVHAEDIRRAQPEWSPRELDHVFQDALWSRLERTARLMGRGSPTGLVLRRPDGRTAVAHRGAPVVTVTGEPSELLLFLYGRQQVADVELEGDKDAITKLHETKQLGI
- the hisF gene encoding imidazole glycerol phosphate synthase subunit HisF, whose translation is MTLAVRVIPCLDVDNGRVVKGVNFQNLRDAGDPVEMAKVYDAEGADELTFLDITASSGNRETTYDVVRRTAEQVFIPLTVGGGVRTAEDVDKLLRAGADKVGVNTAAIARPDLIREIAERFGRQVLVLSVDARRTPSRSSSYGSFEVTTHGGRKGTGIDAVEWAHRAAELGAGEILLNSMDADGTKDGYDLEMIAAVRKHVTVPVIASGGAGKLADFSPAIEAGADAVLAASVFHFGDLRIGEVKDALRGAGHPVR
- a CDS encoding RidA family protein, translated to MTSEAVRRVQSGSPWEESFGFARAVAAGDRVLVSGTTAFKGDVLYAEGDPYEQARVAFTSAIEALGEFGLGAESVIRTRMYLTHMRDVEAVGRAHKELFDPVRPAATLLVVEGFVDPRILVEVEVEAFRG
- the priA gene encoding bifunctional 1-(5-phosphoribosyl)-5-((5-phosphoribosylamino)methylideneamino)imidazole-4-carboxamide isomerase/phosphoribosylanthranilate isomerase PriA, coding for MAKLELLPAVDVRDGQAVRLVHGESGTETSYGSPLEAALAWQRAGAEWLHLVDLDAAFGTGDNRDLVAEVTRAMDIKVELSGGIRDDASLAKALATGCTRVNLGTAALETPEWVAKVIAEHGDKIAVGLDVKGTTLRGRGWTRDGGDLYETLERLDKEGCARYVVTDIAKDGTLQGPNLELLRNVCAATDRPVVASGGVSSLDDLRAIAELVPLGVEGSIVGKALYAKAFTLEEALEAVSS
- the hisH gene encoding imidazole glycerol phosphate synthase subunit HisH, giving the protein MELSTASKKVVVFDYGFGNVRSAERALARTGAEVEITRDYDKAMNADGLLVPGVGAFAACMKGLKEARGDWIIDRRLSGGRPVMGICVGMQILFARGIEHGVETEGLDEWPGAVEPLQAEIVPHMGWNTVEAPAGTELFAGLDADARFYFVHSYAVHDWSLETHNPALTAPKVTWSTHGKPFVAAVENGALWATQFHPEKSGDAGAQLLNNWIGTL
- the hisB gene encoding imidazoleglycerol-phosphate dehydratase HisB, with product MSRVGRVERTTKETSVLVEINLDGTGKTEISTGVGFYDHMLDQLGRHGLFDLTVKTDGDLHIDSHHTIEDTALALGAAFKQALGDKVGIYRFGNCTVPLDESLAQVTVDLSGRPYLVHTEPEKMAPMIGEYDTTMTRHILESFVAQAQIALHVHVPYGRNAHHIVECQFKALARALRYASERDPRAAGILPSTKGAL
- a CDS encoding histidinol-phosphate transaminase; the encoded protein is MSFGIDDLPVRDELRGKSPYGAPQLDVPVRLNTNENPYPLPEPLVERITERVREAARHLNRYPDRDAVELRTRLAEYLTNTSGYEVGLANVWAANGSNEVIQQLLQTFGGPGRTAIGFEPSYSMHGLISRGTGTGWISGPRNDDFTIDLAAAEKAIAEHRPDVVFITTPNNPTGNAVSRETVLALYEAAQATKPSMVVVDEAYIEFSHGDSLLPLLDGRPNLVVSRTMSKAFGAAGLRLGYLAAHPAVVDAVQLVRLPYHLSAITQATALAALEHTDTLLGYVEELKKERDRLVAELRAIGYEVTESDANFVQFGRFEDAHEVWRKILDRGVLVRDNGVPGWLRVTAGTPAENDAFLDAVRELQCLVGATPTPPKEQSV